One segment of Terriglobia bacterium DNA contains the following:
- the pilB gene encoding type IV-A pilus assembly ATPase PilB: MSQRLGDLLVKEKIITHDQLDKALKAQRESGPNSRLGSTLVHLGFVSDEEVTNFLSRQYGVPAINLQYFEIDSSVVKLIPEETAKRYQILPLSRVGASLTIAMVDPTNVFAMDDIKFMTGFNIEPVVASESAIMDAIEKAYGGSQQESNVDELLAAMGDEADVELQADQDEMDLAELEKSADEAPIVKLVNIVMTDAVKRGASDIHIEPYEKEYRVRFRIDGVLQHIMSPPMKLKDAITSRIKIMAKMDISEKRLPQDGRIMLKMQIGGKKKQLDFRVNCLPTLWGEKVVMRLLDKENLRLDMTKLGFEPESLEKFQRAVLKPYGMVLVTGPTGSGKTNTLYSSVSLLNKPDTNIITAEDPVEFQLHGVNQVQMKESIGLNFAAALRAFLRQDPNVILVGEIRDFETAEIAIKAALTGHLVLSTLHTNGAPETISRLMNMGIEPFLVATAVHLICAQRLIRRICVECREEVPMPPQAKVDAGFTPEEAKTVKIFKGKGCSVCNGTGYKGRAGLYEVMEVDDEIRELILIGASAVELKKKAIERGMITLRRSGLVKVKEGVTTLEEVARETLH; the protein is encoded by the coding sequence ATGTCGCAAAGGCTAGGCGATCTTCTGGTCAAAGAGAAGATCATCACGCACGACCAACTCGATAAGGCGCTGAAGGCGCAGCGTGAGTCCGGCCCCAATTCACGCCTGGGTTCCACGCTGGTCCACCTGGGATTTGTAAGCGATGAGGAAGTCACGAATTTTCTCTCGCGGCAGTACGGCGTTCCCGCCATTAATCTGCAATATTTTGAAATCGATTCTTCCGTAGTCAAGCTGATTCCGGAAGAGACAGCCAAGCGCTACCAGATTCTTCCGCTCAGCCGCGTTGGCGCGTCGCTGACGATTGCCATGGTGGACCCGACGAACGTGTTTGCCATGGACGATATCAAGTTCATGACCGGCTTCAACATTGAGCCGGTGGTGGCGTCTGAATCCGCCATCATGGACGCGATTGAGAAAGCTTACGGCGGTTCGCAGCAGGAATCGAATGTGGATGAGCTGCTGGCCGCAATGGGTGACGAGGCTGACGTTGAACTGCAAGCCGACCAGGATGAGATGGACCTGGCCGAACTGGAAAAATCGGCCGACGAAGCGCCCATCGTAAAGCTGGTGAATATTGTGATGACGGACGCGGTGAAGCGCGGCGCCAGCGACATCCATATTGAGCCTTACGAAAAAGAATACCGCGTCCGCTTCCGCATTGACGGCGTGTTGCAGCACATTATGTCTCCGCCTATGAAATTGAAAGACGCCATCACCTCGCGCATCAAGATCATGGCCAAGATGGACATCAGCGAAAAGCGCCTGCCGCAGGACGGGCGCATCATGCTGAAGATGCAGATTGGCGGCAAGAAAAAGCAACTCGATTTTCGCGTAAACTGCCTGCCTACGCTGTGGGGCGAAAAAGTTGTCATGCGGCTGCTGGATAAAGAAAACCTGCGGCTGGATATGACCAAACTGGGCTTTGAGCCGGAGTCGCTGGAAAAATTCCAGCGCGCTGTGCTCAAGCCTTACGGCATGGTGCTGGTCACGGGCCCCACGGGATCAGGCAAAACCAACACTCTTTATTCTTCCGTCTCACTGCTCAACAAGCCTGACACCAACATTATTACCGCGGAAGACCCGGTAGAGTTCCAGTTGCACGGCGTCAATCAGGTGCAGATGAAGGAATCCATTGGCCTGAATTTTGCCGCGGCGCTGCGCGCCTTTTTGCGGCAGGACCCCAACGTGATCCTAGTAGGCGAGATCCGCGACTTTGAAACCGCTGAAATTGCGATTAAGGCCGCTCTTACCGGACACTTGGTGCTTTCCACACTGCACACCAACGGCGCGCCGGAAACCATCAGCCGTTTGATGAACATGGGCATTGAGCCTTTTCTTGTGGCGACAGCCGTGCACTTGATCTGCGCGCAGCGGCTTATCCGGCGTATCTGTGTTGAATGCCGTGAAGAAGTTCCCATGCCACCGCAGGCCAAGGTGGACGCCGGATTTACCCCAGAAGAGGCCAAGACGGTAAAGATTTTCAAGGGCAAAGGCTGCTCTGTGTGCAACGGAACAGGCTACAAAGGCCGCGCCGGATTGTATGAAGTGATGGAAGTGGACGACGAAATCCGCGAATTGATTTTGATTGGCGCTTCCGCCGTGGAGCTAAAAAAGAAGGCCATTGAACGCGGCATGATCACGCTGCGGCGCAGCGGTTTGGTGAAAGTGAAGGAAGGCGTTACCACGTTGGAAGAAGTGGCAAGAGAGACATTGCACTAA
- a CDS encoding type IV pilus twitching motility protein PilT, which translates to MNVTLSDLLKKMLDMSGSDLHITTNSPPQVRVHGHLQPLDMPPLTPSETKQLSYSVLTDAQKHRFEETLELDFSFGLKGLARFRGNCFNQRGAVGAVYRVIPFEIKTFQQLNLPNVISKLCDKPRGLILVTGPTGSGKSTTLAAMLDKINTERHDHIITIEDPIEFVHQNKSCLVNQREVHSDTQSFSNALRAALREDPDVVLIGEMRDLETIESALRIAETGHLTFGTLHTNSAASTINRIIDVFPSHQQSQIRAQLSLVLEGILCQTLLPRVGGQGRAMAMEILIPNAAVRNLIREDKIHQVYSSMQSGQDKFGMQTFNQSLATLYFQKAITLETALARSSMPDELQDMINRGVQAPKVAAATPQRR; encoded by the coding sequence ATGAATGTGACACTAAGCGATCTGTTAAAGAAGATGCTGGACATGTCTGGCAGTGACCTCCACATCACCACCAACTCACCACCGCAGGTGCGCGTTCACGGGCATTTGCAGCCGCTGGATATGCCGCCGCTGACGCCGTCGGAAACCAAGCAGCTTTCTTATAGCGTGCTCACCGATGCGCAGAAGCATCGCTTTGAAGAAACGCTGGAGCTGGATTTCTCGTTCGGATTGAAAGGGCTGGCCCGCTTCCGCGGTAACTGTTTCAATCAGCGTGGCGCCGTGGGCGCCGTTTACCGCGTAATTCCTTTTGAGATCAAAACATTCCAGCAGTTGAACCTGCCGAACGTGATTTCCAAGTTGTGCGATAAGCCTCGCGGCCTGATTCTGGTTACTGGTCCCACGGGCTCCGGTAAGTCAACGACGCTGGCGGCCATGTTGGACAAGATCAACACAGAGCGCCACGACCACATTATTACCATCGAAGACCCGATTGAATTTGTGCACCAGAACAAGAGCTGCCTGGTGAACCAACGCGAAGTCCATTCCGACACGCAGTCGTTTTCCAACGCGCTGCGCGCCGCGCTGCGTGAAGACCCGGACGTGGTGCTGATCGGCGAAATGCGCGACCTGGAGACGATTGAGTCGGCCCTGCGCATTGCGGAAACCGGCCACTTGACTTTTGGCACCTTGCACACGAATTCGGCGGCCTCCACAATCAACCGTATTATCGACGTTTTTCCGTCGCACCAGCAGTCGCAGATTCGCGCACAGCTTTCCCTGGTGTTGGAAGGGATTCTTTGCCAAACGCTGCTGCCGCGTGTGGGCGGACAAGGACGCGCCATGGCCATGGAGATTCTTATTCCCAACGCAGCGGTGCGCAACCTGATTCGCGAAGACAAGATCCACCAGGTTTATTCGTCGATGCAGTCAGGCCAGGATAAGTTCGGCATGCAGACGTTTAATCAGTCGCTGGCGACGCTTTATTTCCAGAAAGCCATCACGCTGGAGACCGCGTTGGCGCGTTCTTCCATGCCGGATGAGTTGCAGGACATGATTAATCGCGGAGTGCAGGCGCCGAAAGTTGCCGCGGCCACTCCGCAGCGCAGGTAA
- a CDS encoding type II secretion system F family protein codes for MPVFTFTGTDPQGKKVAGERLADSKAAVTMQLRRERITPGAIKEKGKEFALPKLGTGKVPVKDTAVFFRQFSVMIDAGLPLVQCLEILAANQENQIFQKCLTGVRQSVEGGSTLSNAMRQYPKIFDDLTTNMIEAGEAGGILDTILQRLATYVEKAVKLKAAVKSALIYPISVISIAALVVGCLLKFVVPIFANMFVSMGVDLPLPTKIVIGLSNFVGRFWWLVIGGMVLIFVAIRYIRKDPKGRYMFDKMLLNLPVLGTVLRKIAVARFTRTLGTLITSGVPILEGLTITARTSGNAVLEDALMKVRKAVEEGRTIVDPLKESGVFPNMVTQMIGVGEATGAMDAMLQKIADFYEDEVDSATKDMLTLLEPIMIGFLGVAVGGIVISLYMPLFSMIAKLSG; via the coding sequence ATGCCGGTATTTACATTCACAGGGACCGACCCCCAGGGCAAGAAAGTCGCCGGGGAACGGTTAGCTGACAGCAAGGCCGCGGTCACCATGCAGTTGCGCCGCGAACGCATTACCCCCGGGGCCATCAAAGAGAAGGGAAAAGAATTCGCCCTTCCGAAACTGGGCACCGGCAAAGTACCTGTCAAGGACACGGCCGTTTTCTTCCGGCAGTTTTCCGTCATGATTGACGCAGGTCTTCCGCTGGTGCAGTGCCTGGAAATTCTGGCGGCAAACCAGGAAAACCAGATCTTCCAGAAGTGCCTGACCGGCGTGCGGCAAAGCGTTGAAGGCGGTTCCACGCTGTCGAACGCGATGCGGCAGTACCCGAAGATCTTTGACGATCTCACCACCAACATGATTGAAGCGGGTGAAGCCGGCGGTATTCTGGATACCATCCTTCAGCGCCTGGCCACTTACGTCGAAAAAGCCGTGAAGCTGAAAGCCGCGGTGAAGTCGGCGTTGATCTATCCGATTTCCGTTATCTCTATTGCCGCGCTGGTTGTGGGATGTCTGCTCAAATTCGTGGTGCCGATCTTTGCCAACATGTTCGTCAGCATGGGCGTTGATTTGCCGCTGCCGACAAAGATCGTTATCGGGCTCAGCAATTTTGTCGGACGCTTCTGGTGGCTCGTGATAGGTGGCATGGTGCTCATTTTTGTGGCAATCAGGTACATCCGCAAAGATCCCAAAGGCCGGTATATGTTCGACAAGATGCTGTTGAACCTGCCCGTCCTTGGCACAGTGCTGCGCAAGATTGCCGTGGCACGCTTTACTCGTACCCTGGGTACGCTGATCACTTCGGGCGTTCCCATTCTTGAAGGTTTAACCATTACCGCAAGAACGTCAGGAAACGCCGTTCTTGAAGATGCATTGATGAAAGTTCGGAAAGCCGTTGAAGAGGGCCGGACCATTGTTGATCCGCTCAAAGAAAGCGGCGTGTTCCCCAACATGGTTACACAGATGATTGGAGTCGGTGAAGCCACCGGCGCCATGGACGCAATGCTGCAGAAGATCGCAGATTTCTATGAAGATGAAGTGGACTCCGCAACCAAGGACATGCTCACGCTGTTGGAGCCGATCATGATTGGCTTCCTCGGCGTCGCGGTGGGCGGCATTGTAATTTCTTTGTATATGCCGCTCTTCTCAATGATTGCGAAACTCTCCGGCTAA
- a CDS encoding sigma-54 dependent transcriptional regulator, which yields MASILVCDDQRSICEMLDISLRKDGHRVETVNGGEAAKKKLSSANYELLITDIKMPQTDGIEVLRFARQSSPETSVILITAVEDYEAAVQAVKGGAFDYIHKGPGLLEELKLAVGRALETLVLQRENFAFKRDAASRNSLDNFIGSSPVIEKLKATIRTVAPTASTVLIYGESGTGKELVARAVHSCSTRASEPFVSINCGAFPETLLESELFGYVKGAFTGASQNKRGLFEVASGGTIFLDEIGEMSLAMQVKLLRVLQERTIRPVGGTQETPVDVRVIAATNRDLREMIANATFREDLYYRVSVIPIQVPALRERRDDVELLANHFLKKYSTAAQKSILRISQESLDALKAFEWPGNVRQLENTIERAVAMETGNELRVDLEADRPRARAVAASSNGHSSPDVPSDGIDFEKYVAGVERSLIESALQQSGGVQIRAAELLKVSYRSFRHLLKKYDI from the coding sequence ATGGCTAGCATTCTTGTCTGTGATGACCAGCGCTCGATTTGCGAAATGCTGGATATTTCGCTGCGCAAAGACGGCCATCGCGTTGAGACCGTGAACGGCGGTGAAGCGGCAAAAAAGAAACTTAGCTCCGCCAATTATGAGCTTTTGATCACCGATATCAAGATGCCGCAGACGGACGGCATTGAAGTGCTGCGTTTTGCTCGCCAGTCGTCGCCGGAAACCTCCGTCATTCTTATCACCGCCGTTGAAGATTATGAAGCCGCTGTGCAGGCAGTTAAAGGCGGAGCGTTTGATTACATCCATAAAGGCCCCGGCCTGCTGGAAGAACTAAAGCTCGCCGTGGGACGCGCCCTTGAAACCCTGGTGCTTCAACGGGAAAACTTTGCTTTCAAGCGCGATGCCGCCAGCCGCAACTCACTCGATAATTTTATTGGCAGCAGTCCGGTCATTGAAAAACTAAAAGCCACCATCCGCACCGTCGCGCCCACCGCCAGCACCGTGCTGATCTATGGTGAGAGCGGCACCGGCAAAGAACTCGTCGCCCGCGCCGTGCATTCGTGTTCCACTCGCGCCTCGGAGCCGTTCGTTTCCATCAACTGCGGCGCGTTTCCGGAAACGCTTCTCGAAAGTGAACTCTTTGGATACGTAAAAGGCGCTTTCACCGGAGCCAGCCAGAACAAGCGCGGCCTTTTTGAAGTGGCCAGCGGCGGAACAATTTTTCTCGATGAAATCGGCGAGATGAGCCTCGCCATGCAGGTAAAGCTGCTGCGCGTGCTCCAGGAGCGCACCATCCGTCCTGTGGGCGGCACGCAGGAAACGCCTGTCGATGTGCGCGTGATCGCCGCCACAAATCGTGACCTGCGGGAGATGATCGCCAACGCCACTTTCCGTGAAGACCTTTATTATCGCGTGAGCGTCATCCCAATCCAGGTGCCCGCGCTGCGTGAGCGCCGTGACGATGTGGAACTGCTGGCCAACCATTTTCTTAAGAAATATTCCACGGCGGCGCAAAAGAGCATCCTGCGGATTTCGCAGGAGTCACTCGATGCGCTCAAAGCCTTTGAATGGCCCGGCAACGTGCGCCAGTTGGAAAACACCATTGAGCGCGCCGTCGCCATGGAAACCGGCAATGAACTCCGGGTCGATCTTGAGGCTGACCGTCCGCGTGCCCGGGCCGTAGCCGCTTCCAGCAACGGCCACAGCAGCCCGGATGTTCCCAGCGATGGAATTGATTTTGAAAAGTACGTTGCTGGCGTTGAGCGCTCGCTGATTGAATCAGCCCTGCAACAGTCCGGAGGCGTTCAGATCCGCGCTGCCGAGCTGCTCAAAGTTTCCTATCGATCGTTCAGGCATCTGCTGAAGAAGTACGATATCTAG